A window of Cynocephalus volans isolate mCynVol1 chromosome 3, mCynVol1.pri, whole genome shotgun sequence genomic DNA:
GGTCCTTTCAGGGGCATCAGAGCACATCCATTTGGCCCCCTCCCAGTCTTCTCTGCTGGGGGAGGTAAGTGGCCAAGTGACAgggttgtgtgcatgtgtggtgggGGGGATGTGCAGGCTGGGCCCccgtccccccaccccatccctgcttGCCCTCTCTCCTTGCCCTCCCCGGGACCTGGGGCCTGGCCTCTCCCATCTCACTCTCTTCTCCTCTTCACTCCCATTGACTGCACAGCCTCTTGGAGCTTGACTCAGAGCCACCTCCctgctcctttctccctcctcgcAACTGTGGAGTGTAATTCTTGTTGTTAATTAGATTAATCAGAGCGATCGCTGCAGCGATCTCTCCCTAATGAAGGGTTAGTAGACAGGGCCTTAATGAGAGCCCACCCCACAGCAGctctcccctcttccctgccAGCTGGCCCCCCTTCGCTCACACAGAAGCTGAGAGAGTGAAAAGGAATGGGGGTGAGTCTGGGAGGGTGACAGGGAGAGGAGGACAGCAccaagggagagggaggaagagaagaagaagGATCAGCCCGGGGAGGATGCTCTTGTGATGCGGCAGCACATCCCTCATTTGGGAGAGAAGGTGCCCTGTGGGGGCGTAGGCTGCAGTAGCTGGACATGAGGGGAAGCCAGAGGCCAGGTGTGGGCCAGTGTGAGAGTGAGAAGGAGCTGAGGAGCTGTGGCAGCAGGTGTGTCCATGTGTCAGACGGACTGCATTGCCCAGGTTTGCATCTCCCTATATTTAAGGGCATCCACACGTGTGCTGTATCTACCTAGGCTGGGATCCACCAGCTCTGGAGAGGCTGCCCTGCACACAAACTCACCCCTTCTCTCATCCCTGCCCCCAATTGCCTTGCCTTTAGTAAACATAGGAATTCTGCCTGAAGCCCCTACATCTGTGTCTTGGACCCTCAggcacccccatccccaccctagtctctcttcctcctccccggTAGGCCACGGGGTTGCCAGCACCTCTTTGGGTGGAGGCCCAGTCCTGAGGCCCAACATCTGCTCTGTTCTGGTcttctctccccagctccagTAAGGAGGTGGCCCCCGCAGGCCCGGCAgcggggcctggggctggcccaggGCCTGGGGTCCGTGTACGGGACATTGCCTCACTGCGCCGCTCCCTCAGGATGGGTTTCATGACGATGCCCGCCTCCCAGGAGCACACCCCACACCCCTGCCGCAGCGCCATGGCCCCACGCTCCCTCTCCTGCCACTCGGTGGGCAGCATGGACAGTGTGGCGGGCGGACCTGGGGGGGGCGGTGGGGGTCTCACCGAGGACAGCAGCACCCGAAGACCCCCAGCGAAGCCCCGGAGACACCCCAGCACCAAGCTCAGCATGGCAGGGTCAGGAGCAGAGACACCCCCTGGCAAGAAAGCAGGTGAGATACCGGCCACCTCTCCCCAGGGGGAGCTGAGAGCTGGGAGGATCCACTCCAGGCCAGGGGAGGCCTGTGGGGAGGGTTCATTCAGGGAAGAACCAAGGAAGTGGGAGGTTCCATTCTCAAAAGGAAGGGGGGGGGTCCTTTTGGATAGGCCTGAGAAGAACCATTCAAGGGCAGGGGACACTCCCTGAAAAGTCTGTTCTTGGGAAAGGCGTGGTGGCCTTGGAGGGACATGAGAGTGGGGGAGAATTTAAGGTAGGAGCTGCAAATTCTGACTGGTTAAACAAAAAAGGAACTCTCTAGGGCTATAAGCTAAAAGGgtgtgagaaaaaggaagaggcagATATGTCCTTGCAGATGGGTCAAGAGGTCAGAAGGAGaccccccatttccttcccccatTAAAAGcccagtttatttttctcttttccatcctGCCCAGGCTCACAGAAGCCAACCCCAGAAGGACGAGAGTCCAGCCGGAAGGTTCCTCCCCAGAAGCCCAGGCGAAGCCCCAACACCCAGCTCTCTGTCTCCTTTGATGAGTCCTGCCCCCAAGCCCCGTCTCCTCGAGGGGGGAACCTGCCCCTTCAGCGCCTCAGTAGGGGGTCCCGGGTAGCTGGGGACCCTGATGTGGGTGCCCAGGAAGAAGAACCTGTGTACATTGAGATGGTGGGGGATGTCTTCAGGGGTGGAGGACGAAGCGGGGTCTTGACAGGGCCTCTTCTTGGGGGTGGAGGCCCGACCCCTCCAGCTGGCGCTGACTCGGACTCAGAAGAGAGCGAGGCCATATATGAGGAGATGAAGTACCCACTTCCCGAAGAGGCAGGGGAAGGCCGGGCCAACGGGGCCCCTCCATTGATGGCAACCTCCCCACCACAACAGCCTCATGCCCTTCAGCCCCACACCCACCGCCGCCCAGCTTCAGCCCTCCCGAGCAGAAGGGACGGGACGCCCACCAAGACTACTCCTTGTGAAATCCCCCCACCCTTCCCCAACCTTCTTCAGCACCGCCCTCCACTCCTGGCCTTTCCCCAAGCCAAGTCTGCTTCCCGAACCCCTAGTGATGGGGTCTCGAGGCTACCGGTCCTCTGCCACTCCAAGGAGCCAGCCGGCTCCACCCCAGCTCCCCAAGTGCCTGCACGGGAGCGGGAGACACCTCCCCCACCGCCTCCACCTCCTGCTGCCAACCTGCTGCTGCTGGGACCATCAGGCCGGGCCCGGAGCCACTCAACACCGTTGCCACCCCAGGGCTCTGGCCAGCCCCGGGGGGAGCGGGAGCTCCCCAACTCACACAGCATGATCTGCCCCAAGGCAGTGGGGGTGCCGGCAGCCCCTGCTGCCCCAGCAGCCTTGCTCCCCGGTCCCCCCAAGGACAAGGCCATGTCTTACACCATGGTGTACTCGGCGGTCAAGGTGACCACGCACTCTGTCCTGCCAGCTGGTCCACCCCTGGGTGCTGGGGAGCCAAAGACGGAGAAGGAGATCTCAGTCCTTCATGGGATGCTGTGTACCAGCTCAAGGCCCCCTGTGCCAGGGAAGTCCAGCCCCCACAGCGGGGCCATGGGTGCAGCAGCTGGGGTCTTCCACCACCGTGGCTGCCTGGCCTCCCCTCACGGCCTTCCAGACCCAACTGCAGGCCCCCTGACTCCCCTCTGGACCTACCCAGCTGCAGCAGCTGGGCTCAAGAGACCCCCTGCCTATGAGAGCCTCAAGGCTGGGGGGTTGCTGAATAAGGGCTGTGGAGTGGGGGCCCCATCCCCCATGGTCAAGATCCAGCTGCAGGAGCAAGGGACTGATGGGGGTGCCTTTGCCAGCATCTCCTGTGCCCACGTCATCACCAGTGCAGGGTCaccagaggaggaagaggaggagatgggCACCACAACATTTGGGGCAGGCTGGGCTCTGCAGAGGAAAGTCCTATATGGAGGGAGGAAGGCAAAGGAGCTGGACAGTGAGTAACGTgtggggaagggaggctgggggaAGCTAGGGATGTCAGTGATGGTCTAGGGGAGGTGCTGGAGGGGTTATTTGGAAGTCACAGCCCAATATACTGGTCTGGAAAGTTCTCTGGGAGATTGGAGGGATGGGGGTGGGCAACAGCATGAAGGGCTAGAGTCCCCGTGTGTGGGCTGGAGTCCCCGTGGGTGCGCTGGAGGGGCAGGAGGATATGGGATGAGAGGGTAGAATCTGGACCCATCCTGCTCTACTCCCCGTCCCTCCTTTCCCTGCGCTGCAggagtgtgtgtttgtgagtgtgtgcacaCTAGGAGCTAAACacagctgcctcccagctgttaCCATGGCAACCCATCCagacaggagggagaggagagggaggcccCTACCGTTGCCTGGCAACACAATGCTCTGCCAGGCCTACTCAGAGATGAGCTTAGTTCACATGCAGCCCTTCCCCCCAATTCCTACCCCTTTCAGGGTCAGGATTTGGGATTCTCTCCCTTCTAGGGAACAGCCCCTGGTCTTGGTCTCAGAGTGGTGGTCATTCTTGGCCCTATCTGGGACTGGAGGGGCCTGGAAGCTAAAGCTGGGGTATGGGTGTAGGGGGCCTCTGACCAAGGAAAAGAATTTGGAAGCAGCAAATATATATGATTCTCAGCCCCAGGGGATGGCACCAATGGGTGGAAAAGATGGCAGTACTGGGGTTCCTcctgtgtgtatgtgaatgtgtgtgtgtgtgttgggtgagTGTGATGTAGGTCTCTCCCATCCCTGCTGTGACTTGCAAAGGGGGCAGTTATGTCTCCTGGTCTACCCATGCTGCAGTGTGTGTGGCTGGGGGACAGAAGGACCCCTCCCACATGCAGGCACTCAGCTCTCCTTGTTATCCCAGCAGAAGTTGAGGACAGTGCCCGGGCCTGGAATGGCAGTGCTGAGGGTCCAGGCAAGGTGGAACGTGAGGACAGGGGCCCTGTGACATCAGGGATCCCAGTAAGGAGCCAGGGGGCAGAGGGCCTGCTGGCCAGGATCTACCACGGAGGGGACCGAGCAGGGAGCCGCACAGCGCTGCCCATACCCTGCCAGACCTTCCCTGCCTGCCACCGCAATGGAGGTGACACCCTGCTCACATACATGTGTACACagatggggtgggctggggggaaTCTCCCAGGGTCTAGTCTATCCTATCCTGATCTCCTATCACCTGTTCACATCCATGTCCCGGGCCCTAAATCTTAACACCACATCTgcatttccctttcctcttctgaTGAGACAGGGGTTAGCCTGGACTTGGCTCTCCCGAGggaactggggggagggggcagaccTGGAGGCCCCTGCCCTCCTGACGCCTTCTTCCCCTCAGACTTCACCGGAGGCTACCGCCTGGGTCGCTCCGCCTCCACCTCGGGAGTCCGGCAGGCCGCGCTCCACAGCCCCCggccctgcagccagcccagggaTGCCCCGAGCCAGGTGAggcttgttttttccttttatttgtgaaGGAGCAGGTAGAGAAGGCTTGGGTGTGGAAAGAAAGGGATCGGGCAGGCTGAGGCCTGAGCCAGCGTTGCTGGCACAGACTAGTGGGGATTCGGTACGGAGAGTGAGGGGGTCGGGGAAGGATCGCGGGAAGGGGCTGCTTAAGTTGGGCTGCGATGCAGGGCCCTGCTTGGAGATCATTCAGGGCCACCGCTAGCCGACAGTGCTCCTTTGTGTGATTTAGAAAAAGGACCCCCACTGGGGGGACCAATTAGAAAAATGCATCCGTCTGGGAAGACAGTTTATAAAAGGCGCCCCTTCCTCGGGGTCAGACAGGTGCAGCGTGGCACCAGGGGCACAGCGTGGCCGGGCAAGAGGTGCAGGGGCTGGATTTCTGCCCTCGTGCGCCCCCACAGCTAGGGGGAGAGGACAGAGGCCGTGGGGGTGAAAGCGGACCAGTTTCCAGGGGAAGACGTCGGTCTCAGCAGTGGGGACTCGCCCCGGTCTCTCTGGGGTCTTTGACACCCCCGCCCCCTTTTTTCCGCAGACCCACCCCgcgctgccgctgccgctgccacTGCCGCCGCAGCCGGCCCGCGAGCGCGACGGCAAGCTGCTGGAGGTGATCGAGCGCAAGCGCTGCGTGTGCAAGGAGATCAAGGCGCGCCACCGCCCCGACCGGGGCCTCTGCAAGCAGGAGAGCATGCCCATCCTCCCCAGCTGGCGGCGGGGGCCCGAGCCCCGCAAGGCCGGCACCCCGCCCTGCCGCCGGCAGCACACTGTCCTCTGGGACACTGCCATCTGAGGAGCGCGGGAGGCCGGGGCGTGGACTGGGGAGCGGGGCGGGGCATGCCCGGCTCTCCCGGGAGACTTGCCTTGAAAGACTGAAGGaccagggagagagagacagggagaacccctcccctccaccctagTCCCCCAAGACGGGGACTCTGCCAAGCCTATCAGCCTTGGGGTGCCAACAGCACCCCAATAAatctgggggaggaggagggttcGCTTGAGGTTGGGGGTGAGTCACTCCTGCTCTCTCCCCACCAAGAGGTAGACTCCTTCTGAGAGGGCCGAGACCAAGCCAGAGGTCAgcatggggaaggaggaaggaggggggtgggACAAATGAAGGAGAGAGACTAGAGTGAGAGGTAGAAGAGCTCTTTTAtagagtggggagtgggggagggctatttattttgttatttattttagtctGGAGGGCAATTCTGGGCCTACTCCTGAGCAGGGAGTGGAGAATCAAGGCCAAGTTTCCACTCCCAATGCCAGTGTCCAAAGGCCCACCATCCACGCCCACCCCAAAGCTAGGGAGAGTCTGCATGGGGAGTGGAATGAGAAAAGGAAGGGGCTCAGGTAAACAGAGGGCAGAAAACTATTTACAGTATTTACAATTTGCCAGAATTTGGTAGTGAGCGTGGCCTGCTCTGAAACAGGCATCTTACTTAGTTCTGGGGTGAGGGTCTAGTGCCAGGGATGGGTGGGGTGATGGGGAAGGAGGGAAATTTtagtgggtggggggtgggcagggtaTTTGtttaaatcaaaaaacaaacaaaaaaaaagagaagagatgtCAGGaccttttttttaattcctttcttttcagAATATATTAAAAGACTAATGATCCTAGAGCTGGCTTCTTCTATTTCACAGTGTACTCTGCCGTTCTTACTCTTGCTTCTTTTTCCATCTTGCCCTTGGTTGGTGGGAGTTGCAGGTTGTGCGTAGGGGGTGAGTAGCTGTGGCCAGTAACACAGGGAGAGGTGGAGTCTCAGGTAAGCCTTGGGGAATGTCACCATGCAGTGAAtctgtaagcatttattgagtatctaatGTGTTCTTAGCAATGCACTGATGTAGAAGGAATATTGAGACATGAAGTTTGCCCTCAAGCACCTTATAGTCTACTCAAGGGGATGAAACACCCAAGACAACAGTAGCCTATGCTGCAGGAGTAAGAGAGGGAGAGGGCTGGAATCATccaagaaggcttcctggaaagTGAGCCTAAAAGGACAGGTAAGGTTTGGATGAgcaaaggggaggagggagagccCTAAGTCATAGTATGATTGTCTATGGAATAGTaggagatgggggaggaggggagggggcaggtagTGTGTTTACATGATGCAGAGGGCAATACGGAGTCCAGCCACCGATGATCAACCTCAAAGCAAGTGCTGGTCTCAGGAAAGAATCAAAGGAATCCTGCTGGGAGGCGATCTGTCACCAGGGAGCAGGATATGGAGGGTGCATGGGAGGAGTGGGGGCAAGGGACAGTTAGTTGCCAGATGCAGCTGAAAGAAAACATCCTCAAGATGAGGCTGAAGCAGTGGAATTGATCATACGCAAAGCCCAAGTGTGGAGCTCCAGTGACTGGGAAAATGACAGAGCTAGAATGTGGGGTTGAGAGGGACTTTGAAGGAAGAACACTGAATTTGAAACAATGGTGAATAATCAGGTTGATAGGTTTGTTACCGGCTAGAACACAGTTTCCAGAAATGCGGTATatgaaacaagattttttttttttttttggtggctggccggtatgggcatccaaacctgtgaccttggtgtcataaagctgtgctctaaccaactgaactaaccggccagcccaagaaatgtttttaagtgATATGAAGaagaacattatttaaaattttaatagttttgtgtttattttcattcatattaGAAAAGTTATAACCAGCACATCGGGCTACATATTATTATTTCATGGATGTTATTGCACAAGATAAagctcaatttatttttaatgagttaGTTTGAAGAAGAATATTAAGCAAATACATAATTCTACAAGCTGTATACAGAATGTGAAAAATTACGACAGTGGTAtgcaaatttttgaaatttaggAAACACCAAGTTAGAAGTAAAATGATAGTTTGAGAGACAGGATAAGACTGTGGACATTAGTAGTTAACATAGAAATGGTACTCAAGGTCAAGACAGGTGAACTCTGTAAGGGAGGATATGGCTAGAGATAAGAGTTgagaacaaaatataaacaagCAGTAGCTTTTTTATAATTAGTTAGAAAATTAATGGAAGGATATATCCCATTCATAAGAGGAAAAAACAccataaaataactaggaataacTTTAACAAGAAATGTATAGGACCTAGATCAGATCAATCAATAAAACTGAAGTCTTTTGAGtcacttaaaaaaagaagacctgAATAAGTAAAGAGTTATAACTTGTTCTTAGATAAGACTTGATAATATAAAAGATGTCAGTTTTCTCTAAATCGGTAAATTCAATGCAGCCTCTAAATCCCAAAAGGATTATTTGAGAAAGCTGATAAAGTAATTTGAAAATTCATCCAGAATGTTAATGAGAAAAACCAGAACATTCTGAAACAGAAGAGTAATGGGATGTGCCCTACCACCTactaaaacatgaaataaaatccaGTGTGCTGGTCCTAGGGCAGGACTGGCATAATCCATCAGAATAAAGAGTCCAGtaataaccccaaaagcacatggAAATTTAGCATTTATAAGATAAAGGTGGCATTGTAAATTGCTTGGGAAAAGATTAGTTTTCCAATAATTGTTTCTTGAACAATTAACCAGTCAGGAGAGGGAGTGTGGGAAGCTGTACCTCATTTATTATGCCAAAAGATTGactattgattgattgattgattttgggtggctggccggtgtggggattgccaaaagatgtaaatataaaaaCCGTGGGATGGACAAGGCCTTTCTAAAACGAcatgaaaaccagaaaaaaaataagccaaaagaCTGTTAAGTTTGATCATATTAACAATTAAAACTTCTGTATGGCAAAGTCAGATTACAAACGTTAAACTGGGAAAATATTTCTAACACATATGAAAAAGATTAATACAATATATAAGAAGGGTTCATGAGTCGATAAGAAAAGGCAATCCAGACAAATGTGAACAAAAACAGACAATtcaccaaagaaacagaaattacaAGTAAACATGTTCAGCCTGAATGATAATTAAGTAATGCGAAgtaaagcaataataaaataattttcacctGTTGGAcaggtaaaactgaaaaaaatccgTAACATCAATCTGGCAACAATGTACAGAAAACAGGCACTGGTGTAAATGTAAATACAGCCTTTCTGGAGGTcagtttaatatttattaaaattttaaatgtgtatagtTTTGATTCAGAAATTCCGTTTCTAGGACTTTATTCTACGGAAATAGTTACACATGTGTGCAAAGCTAAATGTACAAGAGTGCTAATTGCAGCATTGtttgaaataatggaaaattGGAGACGTCCCCAAAGTTCATCAGTATGACATTGACTAAGTAATTCATGGTAACAATAGAAAATGGAAGCTGTTAaatagaatgcagaagatataaatGTGCTACACACAAGAAAGAGTTCACAACAAATTAATGAGTGAATAAAGCAATGTGCAGGACAGTAGATATAGAAAAAcctcatttttagaaaaattatttatttgtaaatatttatgtagaAGAAGATATGGACGGAAATACACCAAATAGTTGATGATGATTCTCTTGAGATTTGAGAAAGgacttaatttactttttaaaaaataaatttatattgcttgaatttttatgtgtatgtcttaattctaaaatcagaaaaaatatatatttattatttttttaaagaaaaacaagtagttaattgtttgaggaaatgaAGATGGGGGGCAGGTAGGTGATTGTGCTCAGTGACATGAAGTGGATGTGGAGTCTGCATGTGTGGGCTCAAATTCCAGACTGGCACTTAGAGCCAAGTTTCTAGTTCccttatctatgaaatggggataattagAGGACTGTCAAGGAGATTAAACAAGATAGCACAATGCCTTCTTTGAGGCTGAAAAGAGAGAGGTAGggatagagacagagatgggTTGAGATGGGGAAGAGACTAGAACTTTAGCAGTGTTGGAGTGAGAGGCAAAGAGTGAAGGGAGGTGACGTAGGAAGGACCAAGGCACAGGCAGGTGCTTGAGGCTGCTGTGAGCCAGGGCTGCACAGCCCTTCTGCCAGCTGAGCTCAGAGGCCTGTGAAGAGTTAGAAGCTTAAAGCACTTTGGCTGTGCTGAGACTAGAAACCTCGCATGAGGGATAGAGAACCACCTGGGAAGCCAGCCTgggccctgccctgcctgcctgacACCTGGTTCAACTAACCTGGGACTCACATGTCCCCTCCTAGTGTCACCTCGACACTTCCAGTGCTGACTTCCTACCCTTTGAAACTCTAGCCAAGCTGGGGACTCTAGGGCAGGCACAGCCAGAAGTGAGAGGGCCCTGGGGCATTCAAGTTAAAAAGGAGACAGGAGCTGGGTGGGGGAGACCTTTACTGGGGAAGTCAAGTGTTGCAACCAAAGGgtagagaaaagaaagacctCAGAGATAATATTCTGCCTGAGTTTTCTGAAGAGCAATTTCTATCAAAGATTACTAAGGTCATATCAAAAAGACTCAGGAGCAAACTCAAAGAGGCTGCCAATGGCCAAAAGATGGGACAATTCAAGCATCAAAGGAGGGTAATTAATAACTGCAAttgattgaaagaaaaatatattgaaatccatgagttcatatgattaaaaaatattgcttatcTTTGGAGGATGCTAAGAAATCGATTCATTGTTTTGAAAACTGGTAagtaaagggaaagaaacaagcaTCTGTCTGCCTCTATCAAATCACAGATAAAGGGAAGTTTCTCCTTATAGAAATATTCCagctaaagaatgaaaaaagaattttagaattgAAACATCACGAGAAGTAATGGGTTTATGTACCGAGTTTTGACAGCAGCTAACATATATCATGTGTCATAAGAGACATGATGTGCCTCTAGGGAAGAACACGCCATACTTGTGAAGCATTCCTGCCTCCCAAAATTGAACCTGAGAATGTAATCAAGCCTCCAGATGCAAGTACCCAATTACAGGAAATACAGAGGAGAGGGGAACACATTAAACACCACCATGGTGTACAGTCAGCAAAATTAAGACTGGGAAATGTCACAGGACAAACAACTGAGATTCTTCAACAAATACACCAccagagaaaataaagagaggcagagagaaccgTAGATTAAAAGTCACATAGCCAATTGCAATCTGGGGATCTTATTTGGAGCCTGAGTCAAAGTCTTGATAAAAAGCTCACTTATTACATTTATGAGACAATTAGGGAAAAGACCACTGTCTGggtatttgatgatattaaggaacCATTACTAATTTGTAGGCGTGATAATGTATtgtggttatatatttttaagagtcCTTAAAGAGGTAATACTGAAAtattaatgaagaaattatatgaggtctgggatttgcttcaaaataaaatgGGAAGGGGAAAGTGCATGGGGCAAAAGATGAAATGAAAACGGTCGTGAGTTGACGACTGAGATTGGATAATGGGTACATGAGTGATCATTACATCATTTTGTCTGCACATGAGTCTgtttgacattttcacaataaaagtgtttgttttttaagtcagGGTGATGAGTCAAAGATTGTCAtcctttgaaaaaaaatgagGGTTGAGAGCAGATGATCTAGAAAGCCCCTCCTctccggcccgtggctcactcgggagggtgcggtgctgatagaaAGCCCCTCCTAGCACACTCTCTCTCTAATTAAAcataaccttttatttttaaaaaagcaatgtaTATGCATAGTTGAAAGTTACCaaacactgaaaaacaaaaataaaataccgtATTTCCACCACCCAGAGGTTAGCATTGAACAACTTACTATATGTTGCAGACCTTTTTCTATGCctatgtagtttaaaaaaaaaaaaaatgagatcatCCTACACATGCTGTTTTGAAAGCTGCTTTTCTCAGTTAATGATCTCCCCCTCTCCATTTCAATAGATTTTTATCTTACCTAATGCCCAGGATGTATATGTATTTCTCTAATGATCTCCCAAAGTGTCCTGGTGTTTTAGTCatctagggctgccgtaacaagataccgtagactgggtggcttgaacaatagatatgtatttctcacagttctggaggttccTGCAGGTTAGGTTTCCTAGAGAGGACCcctttcctggcttgcagatggctgacttttcgctgtgtcctcacatggcagagagagagctctggtctctcttcttcttctcatAAAACTTTAATGCCATcttggggccccaccctcatgcctcatttaaacctaattaacctcccaaaggcctcaccttcaaatactatcacattggacgttaggacttcaacatatgaatttggggggtggggacacaaacattcagtccataacacctgGCATGGTGGGTTTATGCCAACTGAGATTCTATCCAGAACCATGCATTGCAtctgattttgtttcttcatctctacTAATGTGGCGCggtatctttgtttctttcattacCATAAGCTTGACTTGTGGAACAGACCAGGCCAGTTACCCTATAGAATGTGGAAATCCCTGCACCTGCTTGGTTGCTTCCTCAAGGTGCCATCTACAGTTTACAGATACCAGGAATTAGAGCATCTCAGCGCTTACTGTTCAGACCCACATGTCCCTCATGGATGCACCTGCAGACTtgctcctctgccacctccaaacCATCCCCAGGATGGGGTGAGCAGCATGTTGGCTGGGACTCATCCAGCCTGCACAGTCACCTCTGCCACCACCCCGGGGCAATCTTTTGCCGCCAAAAAATGACTGAGAGCCAGAAACCATAAGCTGGAACCACCAGAAATGGTGTCaccaccattttaaaaaatttccattgaCCAAGTAGTGAACTTATGCTGTTTGTGTTCAACATTCCTGCCTTAAAGCCCAGGGATGGGTGGGACGGCAACATGTACACATTCCAGAAATTTCAGAGTAATGAGGGGAAACTTGGAAAAATT
This region includes:
- the NYAP1 gene encoding neuronal tyrosine-phosphorylated phosphoinositide-3-kinase adapter 1 is translated as MNLLYRKTKLEWRQHKDEEAKRSSSKEVAPAGPAAGPGAGPGPGVRVRDIASLRRSLRMGFMTMPASQEHTPHPCRSAMAPRSLSCHSVGSMDSVAGGPGGGGGGLTEDSSTRRPPAKPRRHPSTKLSMAGSGAETPPGKKAGSQKPTPEGRESSRKVPPQKPRRSPNTQLSVSFDESCPQAPSPRGGNLPLQRLSRGSRVAGDPDVGAQEEEPVYIEMVGDVFRGGGRSGVLTGPLLGGGGPTPPAGADSDSEESEAIYEEMKYPLPEEAGEGRANGAPPLMATSPPQQPHALQPHTHRRPASALPSRRDGTPTKTTPCEIPPPFPNLLQHRPPLLAFPQAKSASRTPSDGVSRLPVLCHSKEPAGSTPAPQVPARERETPPPPPPPPAANLLLLGPSGRARSHSTPLPPQGSGQPRGERELPNSHSMICPKAVGVPAAPAAPAALLPGPPKDKAMSYTMVYSAVKVTTHSVLPAGPPLGAGEPKTEKEISVLHGMLCTSSRPPVPGKSSPHSGAMGAAAGVFHHRGCLASPHGLPDPTAGPLTPLWTYPAAAAGLKRPPAYESLKAGGLLNKGCGVGAPSPMVKIQLQEQGTDGGAFASISCAHVITSAGSPEEEEEEMGTTTFGAGWALQRKVLYGGRKAKELDKVEDSARAWNGSAEGPGKVEREDRGPVTSGIPVRSQGAEGLLARIYHGGDRAGSRTALPIPCQTFPACHRNGDFTGGYRLGRSASTSGVRQAALHSPRPCSQPRDAPSQTHPALPLPLPLPPQPARERDGKLLEVIERKRCVCKEIKARHRPDRGLCKQESMPILPSWRRGPEPRKAGTPPCRRQHTVLWDTAI